The Prunus persica cultivar Lovell chromosome G7, Prunus_persica_NCBIv2, whole genome shotgun sequence genome has a segment encoding these proteins:
- the LOC18771056 gene encoding stomatal closure-related actin-binding protein 3: protein MTKINPEFEDQIPTEGVLSVSADVSFISDGFPKYKLGPNNQILEEPKENNDGPTLKEVVERETTHLSEQHKRLSVRDLASKFDKNLAAAAKLTEEAKLREVASLEGHVLLKKLRDALEHLRGRLAGRNKEDVEKAISMVEALAVKLTQKEGELIQEKFEVKKLASFLKQASEDAKKLVNQEKSFACAEIESARAVVQRIGEALDEQDTTSEASKKQDVEELVEVVQEARRIKLMHQPSKVMDMEHELRALRTQIREKCIFSVKLQKELAMSKWAEENKSCLYLIDGSETLGAYLRIQPRSENAPQLSKCAIQWYRVSSDGSRNEAISGANKSIYAPEPFDVGRILQADIISNDQRVTVTTACPIDPAAGLGSYVDTLLRKSNTEFNVVISKVNGQDHPSHSVHAFHVGKMRMKLSRGWITKSREIYSSSMQLCGVRGDITNAAKAMFWQARKGLSFVLTFETERERNAAIILARKYALDCNVMLAGPDDRV from the exons ATGACGAAGATAAATCCTGAATTTGAGGATCAGATCCCAACTGAGGGAGTTCTATCAGTGTCAGCTGATGTGAGTTTCATCTCTGATGGTTTTCCCAAGTATAAATTAGGACCTAATAATCAGATACTGGAAGAGCCGAAGGAGAATAATGATGGTCCGACCTTAAAAGAAGTAGTTGAACGGGAAACCACCCATTTGTCAGAACAGCATAAACGTCTCTCAGTTCGTGACCTTGCCAGTAAATTTGACAAGAACTTGGCTGCTGCTGCTAAATTGACCGAAGAG GCAAAACTTAGAGAAGTGGCTTCTTTGGAAGGACATGTTCTTTTGAAGAAGCTTAGAGATGCATTGGAACATTTGAGAGGGCGCTTAGCCGGGCGAAATAAAGAGGATGTGGAGAAAGCTATATCTATG GTGGAAGCTTTAGCAGTTAAGTTGACTCAAAAGGAAGGAGAACTGATTCAGGAGAAGTTTGAAGTGAAAAAGCTGGCCAGCTTTCTCAAACAG GCATCTGAAGATGCTAAAAAGTTGGTTAACCAAGAGAAATCTTTTGCTTGTGCTGAAATTGAAAGTGCGAGGGCAGTAGTACAGAGAATTGGAGAGGCTCTTGATGAGCAAGACACAACATCCGAAGCTTCTAAAAAACAG GATGTGGAGGAACTAGTTGAGGTGGTTCAGGAAGCTAGGAGAATTAAATTGATGCATCAGCCAAGCAAG GTAATGGACATGGAACATGAGCTTCGTGCATTACGAACTCAGATACGAGAGAAATGCATATTTTCAGTGAAGCTTCAGAAAGAG CTGGCAATGAGCAAGTGGGCAGAGGAAAACAAATCCTGTTTATATCTTATAGATGGTTCAGAAACTCTAGGTGCATATCTACGAATCCAACCTCGCTCAGAAAATGCCCCGCAACTTTCAAAATGTGCAATTCAATGGTATCGTGTTTCATCGGATGGCAGCAGGAATGAAGCTATTTCAG GTGCCAACAAATCAATTTATGCTCCAGAACCCTTTGATGTTGGCCGAATCCTACAAGCAGACATTATTTCCAATGACCAAAGAGTCACAGTGACGACCGCTTGTCCAATTGATCCTG CTGCAGGACTTGGAAGCTATGTAGATACACTTTTGAGAAAATCTAACACTGAATTTAAT GTGGTTATTTCGAAAGTGAATGGACAAGATCATCCATCACATTCTGTTCATGCATTTCATGTTGGCAAGATGAGGATGAAGCTTAGTAGAGGATGGATTACAAAGTCTAGAGAAATATATTCCTCTTCAATGCAG CTATGCGGCGTTAGAGGTGATATTACTAATGCGGCAAAGGCAATGTTTTGGCAAGCAAGGAAGGGTCTCTCATTTGTATTGACATttgaaacagagagagaaagaaatgcAGCCATTATACTTGCCAGGAAATATGCTCTTGATTGCAAT GTGATGCTTGCGGGACCAGATGATAGAGTATAG